From Salvia splendens isolate huo1 chromosome 16, SspV2, whole genome shotgun sequence, a single genomic window includes:
- the LOC121770857 gene encoding uncharacterized protein LOC121770857 isoform X1, translated as METSPQFDLHQFDDECDRFSTGYLQDVLFQFTSKRRSIIDTASIKNWTSNLIQNFNQIDTISAAPAVEGSTAGDPSPPEDGAVSETYDSSSSSQKESPEKGNLYYCIDPNIFASGGSGEKRKKRLVAKVVYPFALVKPGGFEGDATLNDINERILMPPTRPVRHPVGDFACRPLVSPDGLGLSGKAVVAFTRIHTQGRGTITIVRTKG; from the exons ATGGAGACAAGCCCACAATTCGATCTTCACCAGTTTGATGATGAATGCGATCGCTTCTCCACCGGTTATCTCCAAGATGTCCTCTTTCAATTCACCTCCAAGCGAAGAAGCATCATCGACACTGCCTCCATCAAG AACTGGACGTCAAATCTGATCCAAAATTTCAATCAAATCGACACCATTTCCG cagcccctgctgtggagggcagcacagcaggggatccaagcCCCCCTGAAGATGGTGCTGTTTCGGAAACCTatgattcttcttcttcttctcagaAAGAATCACCTGAGAAAGGAAACCTATACTACTGCATAGACCCCAATATTTTTGCTTCTG GTGGTAGTGgcgaaaaaaggaaaaagaggtTGGTAGCAAAAGTGGTATACCCATTTGCTCTAGTGAAGCCCGGGGGGTTCGAAGGGGATGCAACGCTAAATGACATCAACGAGAGAATCCTAATGCCCCCTACACGGCCGGTCCGACACCCTGTGGGCGACTTTGCTTGTCGGCCGCTAGTCTCGCCTGACGGACTAGGTCTGTCCGGCAAGGCTGTGGTGGCCTTCACAAGAATTCATACACAAGGGAGAGGCACAATCACTATAGTTCGGACAAAAGGTTGA
- the LOC121770857 gene encoding uncharacterized protein LOC121770857 isoform X2, whose amino-acid sequence METSPQFDLHQFDDECDRFSTGYLQDVLFQFTSKRRSIIDTASIKNWTSNLIQNFNQIDTISAPAVEGSTAGDPSPPEDGAVSETYDSSSSSQKESPEKGNLYYCIDPNIFASGGSGEKRKKRLVAKVVYPFALVKPGGFEGDATLNDINERILMPPTRPVRHPVGDFACRPLVSPDGLGLSGKAVVAFTRIHTQGRGTITIVRTKG is encoded by the exons ATGGAGACAAGCCCACAATTCGATCTTCACCAGTTTGATGATGAATGCGATCGCTTCTCCACCGGTTATCTCCAAGATGTCCTCTTTCAATTCACCTCCAAGCGAAGAAGCATCATCGACACTGCCTCCATCAAG AACTGGACGTCAAATCTGATCCAAAATTTCAATCAAATCGACACCATTTCCG cccctgctgtggagggcagcacagcaggggatccaagcCCCCCTGAAGATGGTGCTGTTTCGGAAACCTatgattcttcttcttcttctcagaAAGAATCACCTGAGAAAGGAAACCTATACTACTGCATAGACCCCAATATTTTTGCTTCTG GTGGTAGTGgcgaaaaaaggaaaaagaggtTGGTAGCAAAAGTGGTATACCCATTTGCTCTAGTGAAGCCCGGGGGGTTCGAAGGGGATGCAACGCTAAATGACATCAACGAGAGAATCCTAATGCCCCCTACACGGCCGGTCCGACACCCTGTGGGCGACTTTGCTTGTCGGCCGCTAGTCTCGCCTGACGGACTAGGTCTGTCCGGCAAGGCTGTGGTGGCCTTCACAAGAATTCATACACAAGGGAGAGGCACAATCACTATAGTTCGGACAAAAGGTTGA